In Thermosynechococcus sichuanensis E542, a single genomic region encodes these proteins:
- a CDS encoding Rpn family recombination-promoting nuclease/putative transposase, which yields MRRDSLFYQLFAQLPETLFDLLGIDTPQGYRFDSVELKQTAFRMDGVFVPPDPSGTVYFCEVQFQRDNTFYERFFAEIFLYLRLYRQTFSDWQAVVIYPHRQTEQASFEPYELLVNSDRLRRVSLNALGSPQALPLSLALMQLTALPEAEMPTAARMLAEALLEFATLEDLRGWLRNLGEGQSSFSKDLQTSVKEAQES from the coding sequence ATGCGTCGTGACTCCCTCTTTTACCAACTGTTTGCGCAGTTACCCGAAACCCTCTTTGACCTCTTGGGCATAGACACACCGCAGGGGTATCGTTTTGACTCCGTGGAGTTGAAGCAAACTGCCTTTCGCATGGATGGCGTCTTCGTGCCCCCTGACCCCTCAGGAACCGTCTATTTCTGTGAAGTGCAGTTTCAACGGGACAATACCTTCTACGAACGCTTCTTTGCTGAGATTTTTCTCTACTTGCGTCTGTATCGCCAAACCTTCTCTGATTGGCAAGCCGTGGTCATTTATCCCCATCGCCAAACTGAACAAGCGTCTTTTGAGCCGTATGAATTGTTAGTGAATAGCGATCGCCTGCGGCGGGTCTCTTTGAATGCACTCGGTTCACCTCAGGCTCTGCCATTGAGCCTAGCCCTAATGCAGCTCACAGCGTTACCCGAAGCAGAAATGCCGACAGCCGCACGGATGCTGGCAGAGGCACTCCTTGAGTTTGCGACCCTTGAAGACCTGAGGGGGTGGCTCAGGAATCTCGGTGAGGGACAATCCTCCTTTAGTAAAGACTTGCAAACAAGCGTGAAGGAGGCTCAAGAATCCTGA